The Parambassis ranga chromosome 1, fParRan2.1, whole genome shotgun sequence genome includes a region encoding these proteins:
- the dctd gene encoding deoxycytidylate deaminase isoform X1 gives MEEAQSALSTGSTTKKRDDYLEWPEYFMAVAFLSAQRSKDPSSQVGACIVNQENKIVGIGYNGMPNGCDDDLLPWSRSADNRLDTKYPYVCHAELNAIMNKNSADVKGCTMYVALFPCNECAKLIIQAGLKEVVYLSDKYHDIPEMIASRKLLSMAGIQYRQFIPRRTEIVIDFNSINHPGKLNCVAK, from the exons ATGGAGGAAGCTCAGTCTGCTCTAAGTACCGG CAGCACAACCAAGAAAAGAGATGACTACTTGGAATGGCCAGAGTACTTCATGGCTGTAGCCTTTCTTTCAGCCCAGAGGAGCAAAGATCCGAgctcacag GTGGGAGCATGTATTGTGAACCAGGAGAATAAGATAGTGGGCATTGGTTACAATGGGATGCCCAATGGATGTGATGACGACCTGCTGCCCTGGTCTCGGTCTGCTGATAATCGTCTTGACACTAAATATCCTTATG TGTGCCATGCAGAGCTAAATGCCATTATGAACAAGAACAGTGCGGATGTGAAAGGCTGCACCATGTATGTGGCTCTGTTCCCCTGCAACGAATGTGCCAAGCTCATCATCCAGGCAG GTCTGAAAGAGGTGGTGTATCTCTCGGATAAGTACCATGACATCCCTGAGATGATTGCTTCCCGAAAGCTGCTCAGCATGGCAGGCATACAGTACAG GCAGTTCATACCCAGGAGAACTGAGATTGTCATTGATTTTAATTCCATTAACCACCCTGGGAAGCTGAACTGCGTGGCCAAGTGA
- the dctd gene encoding deoxycytidylate deaminase isoform X2, which yields MEEAQSALSTGTTKKRDDYLEWPEYFMAVAFLSAQRSKDPSSQVGACIVNQENKIVGIGYNGMPNGCDDDLLPWSRSADNRLDTKYPYVCHAELNAIMNKNSADVKGCTMYVALFPCNECAKLIIQAGLKEVVYLSDKYHDIPEMIASRKLLSMAGIQYRQFIPRRTEIVIDFNSINHPGKLNCVAK from the exons ATGGAGGAAGCTCAGTCTGCTCTAAGTACCGG CACAACCAAGAAAAGAGATGACTACTTGGAATGGCCAGAGTACTTCATGGCTGTAGCCTTTCTTTCAGCCCAGAGGAGCAAAGATCCGAgctcacag GTGGGAGCATGTATTGTGAACCAGGAGAATAAGATAGTGGGCATTGGTTACAATGGGATGCCCAATGGATGTGATGACGACCTGCTGCCCTGGTCTCGGTCTGCTGATAATCGTCTTGACACTAAATATCCTTATG TGTGCCATGCAGAGCTAAATGCCATTATGAACAAGAACAGTGCGGATGTGAAAGGCTGCACCATGTATGTGGCTCTGTTCCCCTGCAACGAATGTGCCAAGCTCATCATCCAGGCAG GTCTGAAAGAGGTGGTGTATCTCTCGGATAAGTACCATGACATCCCTGAGATGATTGCTTCCCGAAAGCTGCTCAGCATGGCAGGCATACAGTACAG GCAGTTCATACCCAGGAGAACTGAGATTGTCATTGATTTTAATTCCATTAACCACCCTGGGAAGCTGAACTGCGTGGCCAAGTGA